DNA sequence from the Drosophila sechellia strain sech25 chromosome 3L, ASM438219v1, whole genome shotgun sequence genome:
CCTCCCGCTTGCGCAGCGCGCAGGTCGAGGGGCAAAAACAACACAGCTTAGAACTTGCCTTGTGCAGCTGCCACGTGGTGAGGGGCCCAATGGGCAgagaatgcaaatttttcgcACCTTATCCACCGTTCTTTGTTGATGTCCACatgccgactctgcaaggcagagtccaaaTTTTAGAATGTGTGCTGTTTTGCACAGCTACGAATGTAGGTTTGCgaattaaagttaaagtgaaattcacagacaaaaactataaacaaccgctcagtgtgaccagctCAGGAGAGCGCCGCTTTTGTGTAACAAGCACTTGCTGATTCGGTCTTAATCAGCTTAACAGACATATTTAAAGATGCGGCCTACTTTGCAGCTGACAAAACTTGCAGAGTTGCCTAAtgcttttaaaatattgcACGATGTTTATGTAAGCTTACAGTTGCGATGTCTTTCTGGCAAATCTGCAAGAGTTTCAAAGCAAAGGAGTAAGAAATGCGTCAAGCCGAGGAACGATTCAaattttcatatatatttgtacTTAATCGTACATAATTTGCCTGCTGAAAATGCAATCTGGGCAATTGGGATTTATTGAGACATTAAATGGATCCCTCTACTGACAAAAGACTGGATAGTTAAGCCAAGTGAAAGACTGATCTAATTTAAAACTACCAATTGTTGCCCACCACTAAGTACGATATTCAAATTCGAATCCAGGGTCAAAAACTGTCTTATTTCGCTTAACAGAAGTGGGGCGTCATTATTCCCTTTTTGGCTGCTTCCATAAAAATGTTAACCGAACAGAAAAACTGCCAATAACACTCAATTGCTTTTGGCCCTCCATTGTGTATTTTGGTATAGAAATGTGTGAGCATGTCAACGTCAAACACTTCTTGTTAGCAAGTTCTATACATGTTGACGCTGCCTTTCAATTGCGTCTATTGTGAACTACCTCCCTTGTTTTCTGCCGCATTGGCGTTTCAGCGATATTTTGTTTCCGTTTCGATTGCTCTGCAAGTTTCGACGCCATTTTATACTCGCAGTAATAAGCCGTGGGTTTAGCTGGTCTCTGTGACCATTAGTGCCAAGTAGTGTTCCTTGTACTTTCGACAGCAGTCTTTGTCACTTTCGTGGTCGTTGTCCGCACACGTTTTCCGCATGACGGAGAACAGTAGTCCAGGTCAGACCGCACAACAAAGGTCACTTTAAGGATACATCTTTTTCTTTTCCTAATCCGTCTATTAAAACGAACACTGCCTGCTAAGATTACTTCGGGCTTAACTGTTTTAGTTGCTAGGGCCAGGTAATTGAGGCTGTTACTGAAAAACAGTTATCTATTCGAATTTTGTTATCGTCTTTCTGCTAACGCATCGGTTATTAGTTTACCCTCTTAAATGTGTTAGGAACGAACAAGCTCTATTGCGTCTCAACGTTCAGCAGCAGAGTGACCATTCCTCCGTAATTCCATTAGGCCAAATAAATTCACTTATGCTGCACCCAAATGACTCCAATTATGCCGTCAGCATAAGTGTGTTCACAGCCCATGAGGTTAGGAAACCACCGGCTCCAACTCGATTTCCTTCACAACCCAAGAGCTCAGTAGGAAACGCGGCTTAGGACTTAATTTCCTGTTTCCACTCATAGCCGTCCCTCTGAATCTCTAGTAGCTAGTCCCTCGTCCTAGTTAAACAAGTAAGTAGGGAAAGAGCGGAAGATGTCCCGTAATTAAATGTGCCCATACGCACTGATGTTTGGATGGCGAACAGCTTTCTACGAGCCGTATTTGCCCGAGAGGGGTTTATTTGCAAATCCTTTGAGTGACTTTAAGCCATCTTCACCCCATGCAAATACACTTGGCTAAACAatccaaaaagaaaacaccTGGAGATCCCGCTGCAGCAGCTCTATTTCTTGCCACGGCAGCTGCTGTGCAAAATCcctaattaaatgcaaattacaaaatgattcaaTGCAGTGCTGAAAAGAGCGGGTTGGAGAGCGTGTGACGAAGTTTGGCGGCACGGGAGTAAATGACAAGCGGCGTTGTCATCGCAAGttgaaaattgtaatttttctgcttattacaataattatgccGGCTAAGCAGCTGCAGCCAAAGACGTGTCCTTGTCTGGTGTCCTGGTATTCACGTTTTGTCCTTTTTTTTACTCCTTTTTTACGTTGCTGAATTGTTTTCTTATCATTAGTGCTGATGTAATGTAAGCCAAGGAGAATGCCAAAGTTTTTGTCCTTGCAGCTTAATGACAGTTATTTCCGCTTCCCTCAGACAACCCGAAAGTCAAAGCCGGTCAGCCAGTTCACGACTAACGGCTACCGGGTACCGCCGCTCCCAGCTACCGGATTAAGCTTTTAGCTGCCACTGGCAGATGAAAATTGTTTCCAGTTCAACACTTTAGTGGTAGTGGTACTCGTTCAcagaaaaattttaattccaaGAGTTCTGCGATTTGTCTTTTGCTAATATCAATAAAACGGGTagggagagagagaaagagagaggtttcccgactatcagatactaACTTTCAAAATTTTTCAGGAATATCGGTAGAAATAGAGgtcaaaaaattaattttaatttaatccaAGAAAATTAAATCCTCTCTCGAAAGTGGCAGCTTGTgagcgttagagtgggcgtggtaaacAGTTTTtgtcaaatcgatagaaatttacaaaaaaaatatgaaaatatagcAACACATTTTGCACGTTTGGTGCGTGTTAGTTTTGGCGGTTTCAGGGCGTTATAGTGGGCGgagcaaattttttttttggcaaatcaatagactaataatattatgaaaaaaaTATCCACCTATTTTCTGTTTTGGGCAGTTTTAAGGCGTTAGAGTTGGTGTTTTTGCAGCAAGATCCAAGCCAGAGCCATTTCTATGAATTTCGATgtgtattttatatttttaatttagaaaaAAAGAGCTCTCATTTAAAGTTAAGGCAAAGGTGcatgtttatataaatataagaaaaCAGATGCTGCTACGGTGCTTTCTATTCTATAGTTTGGGAATATAAGTTCTGTTGGAAAATTCCCAAAGAAAAATTAAGAGCTTATTTATAAGCTCAAATTTTTACGAAAcattacaattaaaaaaaaaataaaatacaagaCCCAAGCCTCCCTCGCCCGAACTTTAGTATCCAAACTGTAATGTCCTCCAAGtagaaaaaataattattgctTAAAAAATCTTTCTTTTTACATAAGGTCTAAAAAGGTTAAAATAATCTTACATTTAGAGCCACAAATCCAAAATCggttttaaaacaatttaaattagtATGCTTAGTTTCTAAGCCTTGTCTAATCAGTTCTGATAAGCTTTATGAACCTGTTCAGAACAAAGTTTAGTCAGTTTTAAGTTTATCTTAtgttcaaaataaaaatgtataatgtTTTATACATTTGAGTAAATTTCTCAAGGGGAGCCATGTCGTCAGAGGTTCTATGTTGTGTAAAGCGTAGCATACTTGTAGGGATCTCCTTTTATGTTAACTCATTGCAATGACATTGGTGGACCAAAGCATTGCAATGCATTGGTGGTCATGGTACGGTGAGCGTCGACAGCATAACAGCTGCTTTCCTAAAGAGTTGCTACGTCCTTGTTTGTCCTTAGTCCTGTCGTCCGTTAGTCCCATAGCCCATTTTTCTGTGGATATCCATCCTAgcacgcaaattaaataagtGCGTTCGAGTAGCCGCGATGCTAATTATTACCCCCCTAAATCAACCAAGAATTGGTAGCCGGAACCGCTATACATTACCATCCGCACACGTAGTTCGCCACAAAATTTTTACGATAACTggatataaaatttaatttattttccactcgagGTTCTTCGGATACTTTTTGTATCCTTCCGACTGCGACAGTGAAATTTTTTATGgatcgaactaatgtcccgtcagttgactaaggacaacactaagaataaaaacaagagagaatgccatAGGcaagttccccgactatcagatacccgttataTAGCTAGTGTAAATGCGAaggcgaaatttcatcatttttctgggtaTCGATATTTATTGGGGTATAAAATTGgacaaaaatttataaattgttcaaaagtgtggggttGACCGGTTTGGTGGCTTTagagcgttagagtgggcgtggaaaattttttgcaaatcgatagaaatttacacgaccaataaaataatgaaaaaatatcaaaacattttgcaaaactGTGGGTGtagcagttttgggcggttttaggaCGTTAGAGTGGGTGTGGTATACAATTTtgtttgcaaatcgatagaaatttaaaagactaataaaaatgtgaaaaaaatatcaacacgtttttcaaaagtgtgggcgtggcagttatgttcggtttgtgggcgttagagtgggcgtggcaacttgagtcaacaaacttgcgctgcgtctttgtctctagaatctgtatccTGAATCTCaactttctagcttttatagttcctgagatctagacgttcatacggacagacgctTGATCCTGATCCAGAATATATcgttatatagtcggaaacgcttccttctgcctgttatatacttttcaactATTCTGGTacacccttttactctacgagtaacgggtataaaattGTCGAATAAAAAAGCTTAGTAGCTCAACAACTAAATTAATTCACAAAGAGATGTAGTTAATGCCACATTACCACGCAAACAGGAGAAAAGGTTTTAAAAGCCGCGCAGCTGGTGCCAATTCTATTTGGCCTCGGCGCACAACTAGTGACTAAAATTTCTGAAAATTTGAGTTTAGGAATTGGAATTCCAAATCCGCCACCCATAAGCCTTTCACTTTCTTAAGTTGGTGATAACAAAAATGCGTTTGCCCGAGCTTGTAATTAGTACAAGTCCATAGTTCGAAACTTAATTTAGGCTGCAGAAATGGGACAATGTTTTATGGCCCTACTCTCAATCTGCTTAAAGCTTTTCCAAAGGGGTCCTTGTTTATGTATTATATAGTAAGGTCGTCAAGTGCACGCTCTGTCCGTCCGtgtgaacgtcgagatctcaggaactataaaagctagtaGGTTGAGATCTAGAGAACATAAGGAACATATTTTGAGTGAACCAATTCGTAGCCGATTCGCTTGTGTGTTTCGGATCATTATCCTGTTGGAatatccattttaagggcatATTATATTCAGAATATGACAGCAAGACATCACTAAGTATATTTGCATATGCCTTTTGGTCTATAATACCATAAATCATATGTTATGGACTCATACCAtggtaaaacaaaacaagcccATACCAGTATTTCACGTCCACCATGATTGGGTGTGGGTGTTTTGGGTGGTACTCCGTGTTTGGAGGTCATCAGATATACTGTAGTGAACCAGTTCCACCAAATAGCACTATTTCTGACCCATCATGATGGGACTGATGAATCAATGCAAAGGATATTAAGAAATTGGAACACTGGCCAGTTTAGGTAGGTTTTAGAGAAGCTTAACCTTGCCTTAATATGCCTTGGGCTAAGTAGGAGAACCTTTCGTGGACTCCTCGCACTTACATTTGGATTCAGTAGTCGTCTCCGAATTGTAACGTCGCTGATTCGCAAATAAAGCTATGATTCATTATTTAATGGCATCGAATATCATTTTGGCAGAACATTAACAGTTTCTTAAGCTTAAGAATTAACTTTTTTTCCTGGGAGCAATGCTGTCCCACTCTCTccactaaaatatatatttttttaatttatttctttttaaataaactaaactcaCTGCTATTTTTATGATCAGCCTAACAATGGTGAAATTGCTCaagaatgtaaataaaaataggaTAACATGAAAAACTAACGGGAATAAAAAGTCGATTCCGAAAAGGGACATGGAAAAATACCTTTGTATTTATTAGTTTCCCTCGCACTGCTATTTTTATGAACACAGCTGTATATGTACTTCATATTGTACTTCCCGTTTGCGAATAACGGTAATAAATATCTCATAGAATTTAGTGCCCGTTTGAATTTCGCTTTACCGATACAGTCTTCAATTTTTGGCTTAAACGCCAGTTTCGATTGCGACACGCGAAGTCTTAATCGCATTTAGTAAACATAATTTGCAATACGAATTTTTCAATAAAGTGACGCAAAGATAACCATGTTGAAGCTGTTTTGCCATCTATTGATATTTAAACATGTGTATTGGTGTAATTCGTAGAATTGGACATAATGAAGTTAGTCATAGAAAGAAGCTATTGCTGGTATACAAAAGACGGCGGCGAAAACTAATATATTAAATCAATTTCAGTCATCGAACAGCTTTAAGCACTCAATGTAGGCCATCACAGGGTTTGTCTTCATCATCCTGGTCGCTTGTACCAGTCATAGGGTAACCAGAACAGTGGCCAAGGTAGAGGTAACCCAAGAGATTTGCCAGTCCCTACGATTCAGCCGTTGGCGTCCGGAAATAATACTATTTTGCTACCTTCTAGGCCCATGAAACCGGAAGAATTTGCATCCTCATCGACAGCAATCGCTGAAGCTGAATCCTCTACCACTTCAGCGCTTACCAAATCGAGATAAGCGTATAAACGCCAAGAACGTATACTAACACATTGAAGACATGTAGTATCGAATGATTTTGAGGCATAATAaacgaataataataataagagtTAATATCAAcgttctagcttttatagttgtCGAGATCACGGCAGACGATCGGACGGACATGTCCGAATCGACTAGGCAAGTTATACTGATCAAAATAGTGTATACCTTTTTTGCCGCCCTTTCTACCAGTTAAATACTTTTCAAGGAacctagtatacccttttttCCTACGAGAAATGggtaaaaaacgaaaaaacgAAAGAGGAGGCACTCGCATCGACGGGCGTAAATGCTCCATTATCACATTTCTCTGTTGGATGCCTTTGTAGATACAAATCTAGGTCCTTATGTTTAAATcttgtaattgaagttcatCAAAGGCTGACGTCTGTTGAGAAAACTGGATCTTCTTGAAACAGTAAATTAAAACTATGTCTcatatacaatttttaagaTACTTTGACCATCGGTTGGATAGCCTCTTTAATTTATTCGCAAGTATTGTATTTGAAACAGTCGTAGGAAACATCAACCCCTAAGAATAAAAGTTATTAAGACCCCAAGTATGGAGCCATTTCtaggtttttatatttttttaaatcataAATAAGCTGCAATTCTTTTATAAATACCAGTGGACACAACTGTTGACCCACGCTAGTTAAATATATTGCACAGGAATGTAAATGTTCATATATATGATATAGACTTataatatttctttttcctttaaagctttatattgcttttggtttttgtaGTGATTCCcctcttttgcatttttcttattttccttGGCGCGTGTCAATCTTGTTCCTCTTTAGACACCCGTCGCAACCTTCTGGCAACTCTACCCGGTCCACAAATTCAACCCTGGCTCTCTTATCGATAAGTCTTAATAATCCTTTGATAAGTCGCTTTTTTTCAAAACAATATCTCCTTCTCCGACAAATACATACAACTGTAAAACTATGTATGTGCATGAAAAGGTGTCAGCACAAAAATTTGCACCCACTATACTTCGGTCGCAAATTTCAGTTTAAGGTGGAGAAGGGCATTATCTTGTTCGGGTTCTTCATATTGCATTTAACTTAACTTTTTGCGCCAGAAGATCagcaaataatttaattgacaCGCAAACATTGATAGAAATCCGATAACTTTGAGAGGATTTTGCTCCCATTTCTATCTCTTATCAACAAACTAAAACACGAGTCTGCATTTATggatttttagatttcttctCGAAATAAAGAAGGTTTCTTCTAATGTGAATGATTCCTTCCTTAGAGTCTACTGAGCACAAGCGATCgtgtatttttttgttttcagtacTGAATGATGTCTAGtaattctttattttattcaaaGCATAAATTCTGATATAATGACTGATTCTCTTGTTTTTCCTGTTTTAAGGAAAAATTGAAGTGCATTTAGAAGTTTTTTTTCCACTTTATCAACTAATAGGAGCAATTGCAATTACCACTTCTATCGAGTAACATATCCGATTTAAGATCTCAGAAGCTCACAGTTTATAAAAACAGGAAGACAGTTCAAACAAGTCAAAGAAAGCAATATTACATTGGCCAACCCTTTTCTCATAGATTTTCTATTTgttgaaaaggaaaaaaacaattttgctaaaaaaaaacgttGCTAATATAACGCACACATTTGTAACCTCAGTGTCCTTGATAATACACGATATAATTTTGGGTGTAGTTCACCCAAGGCCATTCCGAGTAGGGATTaccatttcaattaaatttttcgTCTCTTTTCTTGCTATGCACACTTAAAATGCAAACTGGCAAGTGGGGGTAGCACTGCCTGcttgtgttttgtttactctggTCTTAAGGTTTAAATGGATTTGTTTGAGTGGCAGCAAGCCGACTTGAGCACGACTACGAACAAGACGTGCTCCTTTGGCTCTTGCGCCTGCCACCCAAACATTTCCAGCCCCTGCACTGCAAACACATGTCGTTCGCGCTCATAGATATTTAAGCAATTTAATAACTTGCTCAAGCTTCGTGCTCAACGCTTTCTTTTCACGATTTTCAACTACTTAAACTCTTCCGTGTGTTTCCTAATTTTTCGTCTTTTTCGTTCAGATATTTGCACTCGGCTGTGCCCCAATTAGATTCTCTAGCACAAAACAATCTACAGAACGGATCTTATTGTCTATATTCTTGCTGCTCTTTTCGATATTATTTGGATCAAATTGGTCCATATGATCAAATAGTTCGTTGGAGCTTCATGGCGAAATTAATGtataatttacttaaaatacTACGGTATATGAACAGAAGTAGTAGgaattaaagtttttattattaatgaataaattactatgtattcttgatcaggatcaataaaagagtcgatctagccatgtccgtctgtccgtatgaacgagatctcaggaactataaaagctagaaggttgagattaagaaaaatgattttaaagaCATAAACCCAGCTCAAGTTTTTTGACCCTTACTGCCAatcccactctaacgcccaaaaatgttttaatattttttttaacgtCTACACTTTTGGAAAtggttttatattattttagttttattagtcttgCCACTTTCTACCGGCCACGCCTCTTTTACGCCTTTAAGCCACCAAAAGCTGTCATGCCCAAACTTTTGCACAATTTGCACTTCCACTTccgctgagtaacgggtatctgatagtcggggaactcgactatagatATCTCTCCTGTTTTTTTCTGTAAACTATACACAACTGCAACTCTACAAGAATCTGCGAATCTACAAGAATCTGCGATCTAAAGAGTTGCAATCCCACACTTCTTTGGAAACTTGAATACAGAATTTAGTGGACAAGGGCTAGTGGAACAGTTGTTATCTTTATGGCCGGATACATCAATGGGGCACTCTGCGACTTACAAAGTATCAAGTTAATTAAAGAATTGACAAATAAACAGAAAACATAACATACCATGCATTTCCTGATGGCAGACTCGATCGAGTCACTGCCTCACTGCCCATGCGAACAAAAAGATACTGAACCTATACGGTGTGCTGTTAAAAGGTTATTAGAGGATTATTAAAAGCATATAAGCAAGTTATGTAACCAAGTGTGTCACTAGTGTCGGATGGAGCCATACTAATTTTAGAATATTTCGTAGTCTACTTTGCTGTGTATAGAGCACAGCTTATCTAGTtattgtaaatataaaaatatatatttatatataaatatatattacactttattatatattttattacacTTTACGAAGGAACAGTAGAGTTTAATTTGTCGGCGTTTTCATATTATCCTCTACTTCTTTCATGAGGTAACTTTTGcatgaataataatattattatatattttattattattatgtaataTAGATGAAggtaaaattattaaatacttaaaattGTTGATCCTATAAAAATAGAGTTTTCTCAAGTCGAATTCTTTGTATTTTTAAGCATCCAATTAAAAGCTTTAAGCTATGTTTAATCTTGTATTGAATTGTGGTCTGAATCGGAAAAAACAGCTGCTCTGAATGCTTATAACAGCTGACGCAATCTTTGATTCACCATGATTCATCATGGAAACAGAGGCTAGTGTGTATAAAAGATTCCATTTTAGCCATTGCCACCAGTACTGATTTATTAGCCAAGCACTAAGCATACATTCGTTTGTGATGCGTCGCATTTGGGTCCTGTCTTACTTATTCCTTATTGGGTTGGCATTGGTAAAGACCACTCCGAAGGAACTTCACTCAGAATCGATTTTTGAAGATGAAGTCGCACTAAGGTCCAAGTCAAATAAAGCTGATGCTCCGCTGACAAAAACTACAACACCAGCGTCAGCATCGAATTTGTTCTTTAAAGGCATTACAACAACCCGACCACCTGTGGCAACCAGGCGCATTGTAGCCAAGTCAAAGGGTAAGGATCCAGAAGGAACTGACCTCCACCGCAAGCACCGCACACATCACAAACATcagtcaaaaaacaaaaaaaagagctCAACTAATCGTGCCGAAGCGAACCGACAAAAGGATCATAGTCCCCATAATCCCCAAAAAAAACCCGAAAAGAAAGGCAGTGACATTCCCTAAGTCAAATCTTTGAAAGATGTAAATACATAAGTGATTTCTCTGCTGTATAATACCTAGTACTTATCCCTGACAATACAAATGTAATAAATTATACTAACTAAAAACATTATACACTACTCTATTAATTTAGCTCAGGAAACGCAAAGCAGGGGCGAAAATTGCACCGCCTAACGATTGTCAATATCAATGTCTgtgttgatattatttatttttcttatattctaatatttttaataaatgatTGTCCGCCATTTCTTAGTAGATTTTCCATCTATAAGTGCATATTAGATCCTGGCCTATTTTATGCTATCCAAGTGTACGGAATTGTTGCCTAAGCCCACCTGAAAAAATTACGAATACTACAGTCGAAAAACTTGCGTAAAATCCGGTGCTCCGTGGTATCCATAAGGAACTCACAAAAATAGGAGAtaaattccaggaggtgaccaaaaAATACCAAGAGACTGGATTTGCACTCTAACAGCCTATCAAGGCGAATGGGCAACACCCACCTCAAGATCTGCCATAACGCGATTTGACTTTACATGTATGAAGAAAGTTCCCATTGATGTTATTAGTGCCGTCTATAGCCCCACACAAAATAAATCTATATAAACAGGCAGCCAAACAAACCCTTTACTTAACTTTGTGTCCATATGGACAATTTTACATTAGTTTTTTCCAGCCACCACAAAAAGTTAAAACAATATAATGCGCAGTCGAGATAGTTTTTGGGGATCTACAAACAAACGAATACAAAATTTTAGTTTCTTCTGCAGATCGTTGTCAATTCTGGGTATATTTGTAATTCTTTGGGAAATAcacttaattattataatgaATACGTAAAAAGAAATTCatacaaacaataaaattaaccGTTTTCAGAGACTGATTACCATTAGCGTAGAAAAATTTGTTcttaaacttttttaaaattgGTTTTGGATTTAGAAAAGCCATTGCGTATACAGATGCCTGCCTAATGATCCCATAATCATGCAAATTCTTCGAAACTCAAATAAGGTTCAGCCTAGAAAAAGGAATACTTATTTTAGCCTTTCTTAGGGTTATTCAAGCTAAAATTTAAGAAATGGCGAGGGTGGCTCTTTTTTATGGTAGTATGGTAGCGTATGGTTGACAGACCCaatgaaaaaataacaataaaaatgcttaagtgcaattaaatgcaattttcggGTAATATTATCACATTGACATTTCTAATGAAACAAACTTGGAGTAAAATGTATGTTACTGATGTTCATTCACCAACTTCTTTCATCCACAAAAACTTCCTTACCTCCTAATATATGGTAAACCCAAATCACAAGAAGAGAAAAAGTAACCTCCCTAACCACTGGACGCTTCGGATGCAGGTGCAACTAACTTCCGAGCGAGGGTCACTAGGTAGGACACCTGCTCATTTCTCCAAAACAGGAACATCCCCATGCCTTACTAATGATGAAGCAAGGCCGTTTTGCCGCCTATCTTGAATGCCAAAGAACAGCTGACGCTCCTTGAGCCATTGGAATCCCTCTATATTCACAGTGTCTTCCCGTGGCACGGCGATACAGCTCTTTTGGCCGCTGGCCAGCTGCTGATGTGGTCGTGTTCGAACAGttccaaaaataaacagcCATCTAATAGAAAAATCGCCACATATTCAATGTGTTGTCCAAAACTACATATATGTAAGAGTTTTAGACTGTCGTACCAaggtataaattaaaaacaggAAAGGAAGCTGGTCACGAGAATCCGACGCATGTATACCCTTGCAGTATTTATATGGCTATTAAAAAACACTGACAGATGCGTGTGTACTAATAATACTTAACGATCAAATCCAAAGAAACAAAGAtatattttcttgtattttcatttaattgtcCGACTGTTCTTATCACAATAAAgcagaatatatattttgtaaaaatcGTTATCCAAAGCTCAACCCAAAATATGCTTTAATGCCTTAAAATTTACTTATTGGTAACAGTTTTTCGCAAACCTAGCggcctttaaaaaaaatagtaaaactTTTGTTACTTATGCTTTCTTGCTcatgaaatacaaaaatgcaTTATCAAAAAGGGTGAACTAAATCTAACTAAATTGGGTAAAGTGGCTATTTTTGTTGCTTGATAACTTTTAAACGTACCATTGTAGTGAAATTTACacagtttaaaattaaaaggaaaatccTCAGTGTAGTCAAACAACTAATAAACCTAAGAGAGAGACAAGTTTCCGTAAATGAGAAAGGACGGGCATGGCTATATTGACTCAATGGTTGaactgatcaagaatatatattctgTGTTTGCTTGCAAATGTCTCATTAAATATGAAGTCATATTTTAAAAGCAGATATGCATACATACTACGCTCTTTATAGTGCACCACAATTACGGAAACCATAGCTTTAATCAAATTTCGTAATTTcttaaatcaaaacaaaaacaaatttttaattattgttaaATATAACAAAAGTTTCTTTGTTGGGCTCGTATTAGTCATATATCATattatattcaaaaaaatttcactctaaataaagtttttatacccgttactcgtggAGTAAACGGGTATACTCGAATCGTTTAAAGTGTGTAACAGGCAG
Encoded proteins:
- the LOC6620139 gene encoding uncharacterized protein LOC6620139 is translated as MRRIWVLSYLFLIGLALVKTTPKELHSESIFEDEVALRSKSNKADAPLTKTTTPASASNLFFKGITTTRPPVATRRIVAKSKGKDPEGTDLHRKHRTHHKHQSKNKKKSSTNRAEANRQKDHSPHNPQKKPEKKGSDIP